In Patescibacteria group bacterium, the following proteins share a genomic window:
- the tuf gene encoding elongation factor Tu yields the protein MAEKFERTKPHVNVGTIGHVDHGKTTLTAAILNVVDAKGMRATKKSVDQIDSAPEEKARGITIATAHVEYESEARHYAHVDCPGHADYVKNMITGAAQMDGAILVVAATDGPMPQTREHIILARQVGVPSIVVFLNKCDMVEDKDLIDLVEEEIRDLLKKYEFPGDTIPVIRGSALKALNNPSGEDAKPVLDLLKALDESIPEPVRQTDKPFLMPIEDIFSIEGRGTVVTGRIERGVIKVNEEVEIVGLGPTSKTVVTGVEMFNKQLDEGRAGDNAGLLLRGTKKDDVERGQVLAKTGTVTPHTDFEGEIYVLSKEEGGRHKPFFKGYKPQFYIRTTDVTGEIELPEGTEMVMPGDTVNLKVKLIAAVALEEKQRFAIREGGRTVGAGVVTKIFK from the coding sequence ATGGCAGAGAAATTTGAACGCACCAAGCCCCATGTCAATGTAGGGACCATTGGCCACGTAGACCATGGTAAGACCACGTTGACGGCCGCCATCCTTAATGTTGTGGATGCCAAGGGGATGAGAGCAACAAAAAAATCGGTAGATCAAATTGACTCGGCTCCTGAAGAAAAGGCCCGAGGAATTACCATCGCTACCGCCCACGTCGAGTACGAGTCGGAGGCCCGCCACTACGCCCACGTAGACTGTCCGGGACACGCTGACTACGTAAAAAACATGATTACCGGAGCCGCCCAGATGGACGGAGCAATTTTAGTCGTTGCCGCTACTGACGGACCGATGCCCCAAACTCGGGAGCACATCATTTTAGCCCGCCAAGTCGGCGTGCCTTCAATCGTCGTCTTTCTAAACAAATGCGACATGGTTGAAGATAAAGATTTGATTGACTTGGTCGAAGAAGAAATCCGCGATCTATTGAAAAAATATGAATTCCCCGGCGACACCATCCCGGTGATAAGAGGTTCAGCCTTAAAGGCCTTGAATAACCCGTCTGGCGAAGACGCCAAGCCGGTGCTCGACCTCTTAAAAGCTTTAGACGAATCCATCCCGGAACCGGTAAGGCAAACCGATAAGCCATTCCTCATGCCGATTGAAGATATCTTCTCAATTGAAGGCCGCGGAACCGTCGTTACCGGAAGAATTGAAAGAGGAGTAATTAAAGTCAATGAAGAAGTGGAAATCGTCGGACTGGGTCCGACTTCGAAGACTGTGGTTACCGGCGTAGAAATGTTCAATAAACAATTGGACGAAGGCCGGGCCGGAGATAACGCCGGACTGCTTTTGCGCGGAACCAAAAAGGATGACGTCGAAAGAGGCCAGGTTTTGGCTAAGACTGGAACCGTAACTCCGCACACTGATTTTGAAGGCGAAATTTACGTTTTGTCTAAAGAAGAAGGCGGACGCCACAAACCGTTTTTCAAAGGCTATAAGCCCCAATTCTATATTCGGACCACTGACGTAACCGGAGAAATTGAATTGCCGGAAGGAACCGAGATGGTTATGCCTGGCGATACCGTTAATTTAAAAGTGAAGCTGATCGCGGCGGTCGCTTTGGAAGAAAAGCAAAGATTCGCCATCCGCGAAGGCGGAAGAACCGTCGGTGCCGGAGTAGTAACTAAGATTTTCAAGTAG
- a CDS encoding type II toxin-antitoxin system HicA family toxin, which yields MVKTLIKEGFELASQKGSHIKLKKNKIIVIVPNHKELRKGTLGNIIKITNIDINCL from the coding sequence TTGGTAAAAACCCTGATAAAAGAGGGATTTGAATTAGCATCCCAAAAAGGAAGCCACATAAAGCTGAAGAAGAATAAGATAATTGTTATTGTCCCCAACCACAAGGAGTTGCGAAAAGGCACGCTTGGCAATATTATAAAAATCACTAATATTGACATTAATTGTCTTTAA
- a CDS encoding type II toxin-antitoxin system HicB family antitoxin: MELKKYNVIFSEEADGGYSVSVPSLPGCFSQGDTFEEAIKNIKEAIELYLEGNEKKFCEIESENEFMVPVEVKCSYA; the protein is encoded by the coding sequence ATGGAACTAAAAAAGTACAACGTAATTTTTTCCGAAGAGGCGGATGGGGGCTATAGCGTAAGCGTTCCTTCGTTGCCGGGCTGTTTTTCCCAGGGTGATACTTTTGAAGAGGCTATTAAAAATATTAAAGAAGCTATTGAATTATATCTGGAAGGAAATGAAAAAAAATTCTGCGAAATCGAGAGCGAGAATGAATTTATGGTTCCGGTAGAAGTAAAATGCAGTTATGCCTAA
- a CDS encoding nucleotidyl transferase AbiEii/AbiGii toxin family protein, producing the protein MFEKTVSQETRRVLEKIAGSGIADSFYLAGGTALALQLGHRISIDLDWFTADSFSLEAVKKKISVLGEFKLSGEEEWTLHGALDGVKVSFLRYDYSLLYPLIGWEGIKLADERDIAAMKIDAASSRGSKKDFIDIYYLLLKYRLPELIGFFEKKFQNIKYNKLHILKSLVFFEDAEDEPMPIMIKKTDWEAVKKKIAAEANKILEA; encoded by the coding sequence ATGTTTGAAAAAACAGTCAGCCAGGAAACAAGGCGCGTTTTGGAAAAGATTGCCGGGAGCGGTATAGCCGATAGTTTTTATCTGGCTGGAGGTACGGCTTTAGCGCTCCAGCTTGGGCATAGAATATCTATCGATCTTGACTGGTTTACGGCCGATAGTTTTTCTTTGGAAGCCGTAAAGAAAAAAATATCCGTCCTTGGCGAGTTTAAATTGTCCGGCGAAGAAGAATGGACTCTGCATGGAGCGCTAGACGGCGTGAAAGTCAGTTTTTTACGCTACGACTATAGCCTGCTTTATCCGTTAATCGGTTGGGAGGGAATAAAGCTGGCCGATGAAAGAGATATCGCGGCTATGAAAATTGACGCCGCCTCTTCCCGAGGCAGTAAAAAAGATTTTATTGATATTTATTATTTGCTTCTAAAATACCGGTTGCCGGAATTAATCGGGTTTTTTGAAAAAAAATTTCAAAATATAAAATACAATAAGCTGCACATACTGAAAAGTTTGGTTTTTTTTGAAGATGCCGAAGATGAGCCGATGCCGATTATGATAAAAAAAACGGACTGGGAAGCGGTGAAAAAAAAGATAGCGGCGGAAGCCAATAAAATTTTAGAGGCGTGA
- a CDS encoding CARDB domain-containing protein, producing MYKKIQYFILSAILCLSIFGVAIKLKAEVAKPDLAATDIKFTSPGGLAGEDGTIWVTVKNLGGDLTDSKGLTNTYFNLSLQGFVFNSATPSITDFQTSRALPTVANPLKTNESITFSWVGKFSIAGNKILTYTVDNANELEESNDANNSLTKTIVIGSESATAPDLAITSLKFSAPEMETGVDGTMSVTIKNLGADLTDAKGLTDFELNLAGQNFKFNKVTPDINSYQASRNLPTAANPLKTNESITFSWVGNFSTGGNLYMQFTADNKNELEESNENNNSIQSTIVITDNSESKKCTDSDNGKDVNVKGTGKGVAYWGKALNLTESFDDYCLGGNELNEITCGSDGYVHQENIKCEHGCWLGACCGPEGCKKESYCKDSDGGKIYGQAGYVSTVKYNDILKFNDKCVVVAATQDGNNFYVQSGNKYYSSADKCSGAGCYIAEAYCSGVNDKFKVVKCASCENGACTGYSEDESSGDGSELAKDNYDAQINKIKDKANLLQNDKVNEILSELKLLRDTVKEQAAKIKYLDRLVKEFKKITEKMETAINNFITYGVDANTQKLGEGERAAVIYSYKAAFDKLPETEAELTEAIKIANGRFPSVTSDAAEKKAKDQFVKIYKRVADMNDAKDAAAVKVMAYGLRQKAENRNLNSEKAGIKIFKNIFGKAPSTTENWNAMQAITYSGATQKKDSDKDLVADETEAKLGTDPKKSDTDGDGFKDGTEVLDGYNPKGSGKIIE from the coding sequence ATGTATAAAAAAATTCAGTATTTTATTTTGTCAGCTATTTTGTGCTTGTCTATTTTTGGAGTTGCTATAAAACTTAAGGCAGAAGTTGCTAAACCCGATCTAGCGGCTACAGATATTAAATTTACCTCACCCGGCGGGCTAGCAGGCGAAGATGGCACTATTTGGGTAACTGTTAAAAATTTAGGAGGCGATTTAACCGATTCGAAGGGTTTAACAAATACTTATTTCAACCTGTCGCTTCAGGGATTCGTATTTAACAGCGCTACTCCAAGTATTACTGATTTCCAAACCAGCCGAGCCCTGCCTACCGTCGCCAATCCGCTGAAAACCAATGAATCAATTACTTTTTCCTGGGTAGGAAAATTTTCCATCGCGGGAAACAAGATATTAACATATACGGTCGATAACGCCAATGAGCTAGAAGAGTCAAATGACGCCAATAACTCCCTGACAAAGACTATTGTTATAGGAAGTGAAAGCGCAACCGCTCCAGATCTTGCCATTACCAGCCTCAAATTCAGCGCTCCGGAAATGGAAACCGGAGTGGATGGGACAATGTCCGTAACTATTAAAAACCTTGGCGCTGATTTGACTGATGCTAAAGGACTTACTGATTTTGAACTTAATTTAGCCGGCCAGAATTTTAAGTTTAATAAAGTGACACCTGACATAAATTCTTATCAGGCCAGCCGGAACTTACCGACGGCCGCCAATCCGCTGAAAACCAATGAATCAATTACTTTTTCCTGGGTAGGCAATTTTTCTACCGGCGGCAATCTATATATGCAATTTACCGCCGATAATAAAAATGAGCTGGAAGAATCAAACGAGAACAACAATAGTATACAAAGCACGATTGTGATCACTGATAATAGCGAAAGCAAAAAATGTACAGACTCGGATAACGGTAAAGATGTAAATGTAAAAGGGACCGGCAAGGGAGTAGCTTACTGGGGCAAAGCGTTAAACCTGACGGAAAGCTTTGATGATTATTGTTTGGGCGGCAATGAATTAAATGAAATTACTTGCGGTTCGGACGGATATGTCCACCAGGAGAACATTAAATGCGAGCATGGCTGCTGGCTCGGCGCCTGTTGCGGACCCGAAGGATGCAAAAAAGAGAGCTACTGCAAGGATTCTGACGGCGGTAAAATTTACGGCCAGGCGGGGTACGTTTCAACAGTCAAATATAACGATATCCTTAAATTCAACGACAAATGCGTTGTCGTCGCGGCTACTCAAGATGGCAATAATTTTTACGTCCAGTCAGGCAATAAATATTATTCCTCGGCCGATAAATGTTCAGGAGCAGGCTGTTACATAGCCGAAGCCTACTGCAGTGGAGTAAATGATAAGTTTAAAGTGGTAAAATGCGCGTCCTGCGAAAACGGGGCCTGTACCGGCTATAGCGAAGACGAATCAAGCGGCGATGGGTCTGAATTAGCGAAAGATAATTATGACGCGCAGATAAATAAAATTAAAGACAAGGCCAATTTACTGCAAAACGACAAGGTTAATGAAATATTGTCCGAACTAAAGCTTTTAAGGGATACGGTAAAAGAACAGGCGGCGAAAATAAAATATCTAGATAGATTAGTTAAAGAATTCAAAAAAATAACGGAAAAAATGGAAACGGCTATTAATAATTTTATCACTTACGGCGTTGATGCTAACACCCAGAAATTAGGAGAAGGGGAGCGGGCGGCCGTTATATATTCTTACAAAGCCGCTTTTGACAAATTGCCGGAAACCGAAGCCGAATTAACCGAAGCGATTAAAATTGCCAACGGCCGGTTCCCAAGCGTAACAAGCGACGCGGCCGAAAAGAAAGCCAAAGATCAGTTTGTAAAAATATATAAGCGCGTGGCGGATATGAATGACGCCAAAGACGCGGCGGCTGTCAAAGTCATGGCTTACGGGTTAAGGCAAAAAGCCGAGAATCGGAATTTAAACTCGGAAAAAGCCGGCATCAAAATTTTCAAGAATATTTTCGGTAAAGCTCCAAGCACGACCGAAAACTGGAACGCCATGCAGGCGATAACCTATTCCGGCGCCACCCAGAAGAAGGACTCGGACAAGGACCTGGTCGCCGATGAGACCGAAGCCAAGCTCGGAACCGATCCGAAAAAATCCGACACCGACGGCGACGGATTCAAGGACGGAACCGAAGTGCTGGACGGCTATAATCCCAAAGGAAGCGGCAAAATAATTGAGTAG
- the fusA gene encoding elongation factor G, whose protein sequence is MPREYSIEKTRNIGIIAHIDAGKTTVTERVLFYTGKKHKIGEVHEGAAEMDWMEQEQERGITITSAATTCFWKDCRINIIDTPGHVDFTAEVERSLRVLDGGVVIFDGVAGVEPQSETVWHQADKYNVPRICFINKLDRMGADFYKDVASIHDRLTKSAFPVQLPIGQESDFKGIVELFERKARIYLDDLGTKWEDTEIPEDMKEKAEEYRAKLIEAIVENNEALMTKYLAGEDIAIPDLKRELRKAVIAGKIVPVFCGSALKNKGVQFMLDAVVDYLPAPTDLPPIEGFDPKDPEKKIAVKYSDEEKFAALAFKVATDPFVGKLTFIRVYGGVLKSGSYVLNASKGNKERIGRIVRMHANHREEVGEVYSGEIAAVIGLKDTTTGNTLCDENRPVVLESITFPEPVISIAVEPKTKADQEKMGVALAKLAEEDPTFRVKSDEEINQTLISGMGELHLDIIIDRMKREFNVEANVGNPQVAYRETVKKSAEAEGKYIKQSGGRGQYGHCWLRVEPNEAGKGYEFLDEVKGGSIPREFITPINKGVKEALDKGILAGYPMVDVKVAVYDGSYHDVDSNEAAFKIAGSMAFQEAARRATPIILEPIMKVVVVTPEQFMGDVIGDLNSKRGQIEEMGDRGQVKEITAKVPLAQMFGYATQLRSMTQGRASYSMELLHYAEVPNNVALEIIEKRKK, encoded by the coding sequence ATGCCACGAGAATATTCGATTGAAAAAACAAGAAATATCGGGATTATCGCCCATATCGACGCCGGAAAGACAACCGTAACCGAACGGGTGCTTTTTTATACCGGTAAAAAACATAAAATCGGCGAAGTGCACGAAGGCGCGGCTGAAATGGACTGGATGGAGCAGGAGCAGGAACGGGGAATTACGATTACTTCGGCGGCCACTACCTGCTTTTGGAAAGATTGCCGGATTAATATCATTGATACTCCCGGACACGTGGATTTTACGGCTGAAGTGGAGCGCTCGCTCCGGGTTTTAGATGGCGGCGTAGTAATTTTTGACGGCGTGGCCGGAGTAGAACCGCAGTCGGAAACTGTCTGGCATCAGGCGGACAAATACAATGTTCCGCGGATTTGTTTTATCAATAAACTCGACCGCATGGGCGCGGATTTTTATAAAGACGTCGCTTCAATTCATGACCGCTTAACTAAGAGCGCTTTTCCGGTCCAACTGCCAATCGGCCAGGAATCGGATTTTAAGGGCATTGTTGAATTGTTTGAAAGAAAAGCCCGCATCTATTTGGATGATTTGGGAACCAAATGGGAAGATACGGAAATCCCGGAAGACATGAAAGAAAAAGCCGAAGAATACCGGGCTAAATTAATTGAGGCGATTGTGGAGAATAACGAAGCCTTGATGACTAAATATTTAGCCGGAGAAGATATCGCGATTCCCGATTTAAAAAGAGAACTCCGTAAAGCCGTAATCGCCGGAAAAATTGTTCCGGTATTCTGCGGAAGCGCTTTGAAAAATAAAGGCGTCCAATTTATGTTAGACGCCGTAGTAGATTATCTCCCGGCGCCGACCGATTTGCCTCCGATTGAAGGCTTTGATCCTAAAGATCCGGAAAAGAAAATCGCGGTAAAATATTCGGATGAAGAAAAATTCGCCGCTTTGGCTTTTAAAGTCGCGACTGATCCTTTTGTCGGAAAATTGACTTTTATCCGGGTGTACGGCGGAGTATTAAAATCCGGCTCCTACGTTTTAAACGCCTCCAAAGGCAATAAAGAAAGAATCGGCCGGATTGTTCGGATGCACGCTAACCACCGCGAAGAAGTCGGCGAAGTTTATTCCGGAGAAATCGCCGCGGTTATCGGCCTGAAAGACACGACTACCGGGAACACTTTATGCGATGAAAACCGCCCGGTAGTTTTGGAATCAATTACTTTCCCCGAACCGGTTATTTCTATCGCCGTCGAACCGAAAACCAAGGCCGACCAAGAAAAAATGGGCGTGGCTTTGGCAAAATTGGCCGAAGAGGACCCGACCTTCCGGGTAAAATCCGACGAAGAAATAAACCAGACTCTAATTTCCGGCATGGGAGAATTGCACCTGGATATTATTATCGACCGGATGAAGCGGGAATTCAACGTTGAAGCTAACGTCGGCAATCCGCAGGTAGCTTACCGCGAAACCGTAAAAAAGTCGGCGGAAGCCGAAGGAAAATATATTAAGCAATCAGGCGGCCGCGGACAATACGGCCACTGCTGGTTAAGAGTTGAACCGAATGAAGCCGGAAAGGGTTATGAATTTTTGGACGAAGTAAAAGGCGGATCTATCCCTAGAGAATTTATTACCCCGATTAATAAAGGCGTAAAAGAAGCTTTGGATAAAGGAATACTTGCCGGCTATCCGATGGTTGACGTTAAAGTCGCCGTTTATGATGGTTCTTACCATGACGTCGATTCCAACGAAGCGGCTTTTAAAATCGCCGGATCAATGGCGTTCCAGGAAGCGGCCCGGCGGGCTACTCCGATTATTTTAGAGCCGATTATGAAAGTGGTAGTCGTTACTCCGGAGCAGTTTATGGGCGACGTTATCGGCGACTTAAATTCCAAGCGCGGACAGATTGAGGAGATGGGCGACCGCGGACAGGTAAAAGAAATTACCGCCAAAGTGCCTTTAGCCCAGATGTTCGGTTACGCGACGCAATTACGGTCAATGACCCAAGGCCGGGCGAGCTACTCAATGGAACTCCTGCATTACGCTGAAGTCCCGAATAATGTCGCGCTGGAAATTATTGAGAAGAGGAAGAAATAA
- a CDS encoding DUF86 domain-containing protein: MGKRKISPYINDIIESAERILEYGESKSYEEFEVDQKTVDAVERCFEIIGEASKNIPMEIKDKYEDIPWVEIIGMRNMISHEYFQVSLKTVWKTIKEDIPELIELMKKMLKDFENL, from the coding sequence ATGGGCAAAAGAAAAATAAGCCCCTACATTAATGACATTATAGAATCAGCGGAAAGGATATTGGAATACGGGGAGAGCAAGAGTTATGAAGAATTCGAAGTGGATCAAAAAACAGTTGACGCGGTGGAGCGGTGTTTTGAAATAATCGGCGAAGCCTCTAAAAATATTCCCATGGAAATAAAAGATAAGTACGAGGATATTCCATGGGTAGAAATTATTGGAATGCGCAATATGATTTCCCACGAGTATTTTCAGGTAAGCTTGAAAACTGTCTGGAAAACAATTAAAGAAGATATACCGGAGTTGATTGAGTTAATGAAGAAAATGCTAAAAGATTTTGAGAATTTATGA
- a CDS encoding nucleotidyltransferase family protein translates to MALEDIKKILKELLPGLREKYHVSELGIFGSYATGEQKEGSDVDVLVEFREPISLFKYVELKLFLEEKLKMEVDLVQKSGLKRLIKDDILKETLYI, encoded by the coding sequence ATGGCCTTGGAAGATATAAAGAAAATTTTAAAGGAGCTTTTACCCGGCTTAAGAGAAAAATACCACGTAAGCGAGCTGGGAATTTTTGGTTCTTACGCGACCGGAGAGCAGAAAGAAGGAAGTGATGTGGATGTTTTGGTGGAGTTTAGAGAACCGATAAGCTTATTTAAATATGTTGAGTTAAAATTGTTTTTGGAAGAGAAGTTAAAAATGGAGGTGGATCTAGTTCAAAAGTCGGGATTAAAAAGGCTTATCAAAGATGATATATTAAAGGAAACTTTATATATCTAA
- the rpsG gene encoding 30S ribosomal protein S7: MRGKPAPKRKIEGDIKFNDVDVAKFINYLMIEGKKSIAEKVVYGAFDIIKEKTKQDPRHVFNRALKTVSPLLEVRGKRVGGANYQVPFQVRGKRRFALGCRWIIDAADNKKGGKMAEKLADELIAAMNNEGAAVKKREDVHRMAEANKAFAHFAR, from the coding sequence ATGAGAGGAAAACCAGCACCAAAAAGAAAAATTGAAGGCGATATAAAATTTAATGACGTTGACGTCGCTAAGTTCATTAACTACTTAATGATTGAAGGCAAAAAATCCATAGCCGAAAAGGTCGTCTATGGCGCTTTTGATATTATTAAGGAAAAAACCAAGCAGGATCCGCGCCACGTCTTTAACCGCGCGTTGAAAACTGTTTCGCCGCTTTTAGAAGTCCGCGGAAAAAGAGTCGGCGGAGCGAACTACCAGGTTCCGTTTCAGGTTCGGGGAAAACGCCGGTTCGCTTTGGGCTGCCGCTGGATTATTGACGCGGCTGATAACAAAAAGGGCGGAAAGATGGCCGAGAAGCTGGCCGATGAACTGATCGCCGCCATGAATAACGAAGGCGCGGCCGTCAAAAAACGGGAAGACGTTCACCGCATGGCTGAAGCCAATAAAGCCTTTGCCCACTTCGCGAGGTAA
- the rpsL gene encoding 30S ribosomal protein S12 produces the protein MPTINQLVRHGRKQIKTKSKSPALQSTLDTLHKRRTDLPKGSAFKRGVCVKVTTTTPKKPNSALRKIARVRLSNGMEVTAYIPGIGHNLQEHSIVLIKGGKTKDLPGVRYKIVRGVYDAQGVSGRKQSRSCYGAKREK, from the coding sequence ATGCCAACAATAAACCAATTAGTCCGTCATGGACGAAAACAAATTAAGACCAAAAGCAAATCGCCGGCCCTGCAGTCGACTTTGGATACCCTGCATAAGCGCCGAACCGATTTGCCTAAAGGCTCGGCTTTTAAGCGCGGAGTCTGCGTTAAAGTTACGACTACCACGCCGAAAAAACCGAACTCGGCTTTAAGAAAAATCGCGAGAGTCCGGCTTTCAAACGGCATGGAAGTTACCGCCTATATTCCGGGCATCGGCCATAACCTGCAAGAGCACTCCATTGTTTTAATCAAAGGCGGGAAAACCAAAGATCTTCCAGGCGTGCGCTATAAAATCGTCCGCGGCGTTTACGACGCCCAAGGCGTGTCAGGAAGAAAACAAAGCCGCTCATGCTACGGCGCCAAAAGGGAGAAGTAA
- a CDS encoding sigma-54 dependent transcriptional regulator, with protein sequence MEESRKVVPIRSGYSLSDAAGEIIAESPAMKRVLERAEMIAPTSFPVLITGESGTGKELVAGLLARFSARVNGSFIKVLSSGFSETLVESELFGHEKGAFTGAKDRRVGMFEAATDGTLLLDEIGEISPNVQAKLLRVLEEREIQPVGSNKTRRINTRVIAATNRDLQEMVDQGKFRGDLLCRFPYQIHIPPLSERPEDILPLARKFLLEASSELQLDSAPEITRRAEKYLLEREWPGNARDIRKAVLNALVNYPSRETLDVDVFGNSIAQKKRKAYSVGHDTNFLAKGEIIDLPSVLKEVEIQYILEALSATDGNKKKAAEMLGMNRTTLSMKMKSLGIPLQGQHVSS encoded by the coding sequence ATGGAGGAGTCAAGGAAAGTCGTGCCCATCCGATCGGGCTATAGCCTCTCGGACGCGGCAGGTGAAATAATCGCCGAGAGTCCGGCGATGAAAAGGGTTCTTGAAAGAGCGGAGATGATTGCTCCGACAAGCTTCCCGGTACTCATCACCGGAGAAAGTGGTACCGGCAAGGAACTAGTCGCGGGGCTACTGGCTCGGTTCAGCGCGAGGGTAAATGGGTCTTTCATTAAAGTCTTATCCTCGGGGTTTTCCGAAACTTTGGTGGAATCCGAATTGTTTGGCCATGAGAAGGGGGCTTTTACCGGTGCAAAAGACAGACGGGTGGGAATGTTTGAAGCCGCGACCGACGGAACCCTGCTTTTGGACGAAATCGGAGAAATTTCCCCAAACGTCCAGGCAAAACTGCTTCGGGTTCTCGAAGAACGGGAAATCCAGCCAGTAGGCAGCAACAAGACCCGGCGGATAAACACGAGAGTAATCGCGGCCACCAACCGCGATTTACAGGAAATGGTTGATCAGGGAAAGTTTCGCGGAGATCTGCTTTGCCGATTTCCGTATCAGATTCACATCCCTCCGCTCAGCGAACGCCCTGAAGACATTCTTCCTCTGGCCCGGAAGTTTCTGCTTGAAGCTTCGAGCGAACTTCAATTAGATTCTGCTCCGGAGATTACCAGAAGAGCCGAAAAATACCTCTTGGAGCGCGAATGGCCGGGCAACGCCAGGGACATCCGCAAAGCCGTGCTTAACGCTCTGGTGAACTATCCCTCGAGAGAGACGTTGGACGTTGATGTCTTCGGGAATTCAATCGCCCAGAAGAAAAGAAAGGCCTATTCGGTCGGGCATGATACGAATTTTTTGGCGAAGGGTGAAATAATCGACTTGCCGTCAGTTTTAAAGGAGGTGGAAATTCAGTATATTTTGGAAGCGTTGTCCGCAACTGATGGCAATAAGAAAAAGGCCGCGGAAATGCTGGGCATGAACCGGACCACGCTTTCCATGAAAATGAAAAGCCTCGGAATACCGCTACAGGGCCAGCATGTTTCTTCGTGA